A single Buteo buteo chromosome 17, bButBut1.hap1.1, whole genome shotgun sequence DNA region contains:
- the TRIM35 gene encoding E3 ubiquitin-protein ligase TRIM35 isoform X2, producing MLQTPDRDPRRPSRWRGRCKRCRSPSASAMEKRASPSASSSVALASSSTATFKEELLCPICYEPFREAVTLCCGHNFCKSCVSRSWEHRHHVCPVCKEASSFDDLHVNHTLNNLVEMILKEEGQRRGRAATLCPLHHEEAKLFCLEDKELACFACQSSKQHEGHKMRPVQEAAVDFRAKLKNMETSLREKAKDFGAVHRSYESISKHNQVEAVRLEEQIRREFEKLHEFLRGEEKALLAQVQQETQRKHGLIEGKMKQLAEESRALLNEARQLQADLKEDDYTFLMTHKNRKRRIACTAEEPEAVPSGMVLDVAKYLGSLQYNVWKKMLDIITAVPFSFDPNSAAGWLSVSEDLTSVTNGGYKLLVENPERFTSAPCILGSCGFSTGFHTWEVDLGGITNWRVGVARPRSGIHWTFHHDARSGFWYIYRLPGKDGETCRASNTARSEAALGDLRRIRVELDCDEGELSFYDANRKTHIYTFHEKFGGTVYPYFYVGGTPVGALPEALRICPLRVRVHEDVPV from the exons ATGCTGCAGACGCCTGACAGGGACCCCCGCCGCCCGTCGCGGTGGAGGGGCCGCTGCAAGCGCTGCCGCTCGCCCTCCGCAAG cgCCATGGAGAAGAGAGCTAGCCCCTCGGCCAGCAGCTCGGTGGCCTTGGCCTCGTCCTCCACGGCCACCTTCAAGGAAGAACTGCTGTGCCCCATCTGCTACGAGCCTTTCCGGGAAGCCGTGACGCTTTGCTGCGGCCACAACTTCTGCAAGAGCTGCGTGAGCCGTTCTTGGGAGCACCGGCATCACGTCTGTCCCGTCTGCAAAGAGGCCTCCTCGTTCGACGACCTCCACGTCAACCACACGCTCAACAACCTGGTGGAGATGATCCTCAAGGAGGAAGGACAGCGGCGGGGACGGGCGGCCACCCTCTGTCCCCTGCACCACGAAGAAGCCAAACTCTTCTGCCTGGAGGATAAGGAGCTGGCGTGCTTCGCCTGCCAAAGCTCCAAGCAGCACGAAGGGCACAAGATGCGGCCGGTGCAGGAGGCGGCAGTGGATTTCAGG GCCAAGCTGAAGAACATGGAGACCTCCTTGCGGGAAAAGGCGAAGGATTTCGGGGCCGTGCATCGCTCCTACGAGTCCATCTCCAAACACAACCAG GTGGAAGCGGtgcggctggaggagcagaTCAGGAGGGAGTTTGAGAAGCTGCACGAGTTCCTGCGGGGCGAGGAGAAGGCGCTGCTGGCCCAGGTGCAGCAGGAGACGCAGCGCAAGCATGGCCTCATCGAGGGCAAGATGAAGCAGCTGGCGGAGGAGAGCCGGGCCCTGCTCAACGAAGCCCGCCAGCTCCAGGCGGACCTCAAGGAGGATGACTACACCTTCCTCATG acCCACAAGAACCGCAAGCGCAG GATCGCCTGCACGGCCGAGGAGCCAGAGGCCGTGCCTTCGGGGATGGTCCTCGATGTCGCCAAGTACCTGGGCTCGCTGCAGTACAACGTGTGGAAGAAGATGCTGGACATCATCACCGCAG TCCCCTTCAGCTTTGACCCCAACTCCGCGGCGGGCTGGCTCTCCGTGTCTGAGGACCTCACCAGCGTCACCAACGGGGGCTACAAGCTGCTGGTGGAGAATCCCGAGCGCTTCACCTCGGCGCCCTGCATCCTGGGCTCCTGCGGTTTCTCCACCGGCTTCCACACCTGGGAGGTGGACCTGGGCGGCATCACGAACTGGCGGGTGGGGGTGGCCCGGCCGCGCAGTGGCATCCACTGGACCTTCCACCACGATGCTCGCTCCGGCTTCTGGTACATCTACCGCCTGCCCGGGAAGGATGGCGAGACGTGCCGAGCATCCAACACGGCGCGTTCGGAGGCGGCGCTGGGCGACCTGAGACGGATCCGGGTGGAGCTGGACTGCGACGAAGGGGAGCTCTCCTTCTACGACGCCAACCGCAAGACCCACATCTACACCTTCCACGAGAAATTCGGAGGCACTGTCTACCCCTACTTCTACGTGGGGGGTACGCCGGTGGGTGCGCTGCCTGAGGCGCTCCGCATCTGTCCCCTCCGGGTCCGTGTCCACGAGGATGTCCCTGTCTAG
- the TRIM35 gene encoding E3 ubiquitin-protein ligase TRIM35 isoform X1, with protein MLQTPDRDPRRPSRWRGRCKRCRSPSASAMEKRASPSASSSVALASSSTATFKEELLCPICYEPFREAVTLCCGHNFCKSCVSRSWEHRHHVCPVCKEASSFDDLHVNHTLNNLVEMILKEEGQRRGRAATLCPLHHEEAKLFCLEDKELACFACQSSKQHEGHKMRPVQEAAVDFRACEGPEGVSSPQAKLKNMETSLREKAKDFGAVHRSYESISKHNQVEAVRLEEQIRREFEKLHEFLRGEEKALLAQVQQETQRKHGLIEGKMKQLAEESRALLNEARQLQADLKEDDYTFLMTHKNRKRRIACTAEEPEAVPSGMVLDVAKYLGSLQYNVWKKMLDIITAVPFSFDPNSAAGWLSVSEDLTSVTNGGYKLLVENPERFTSAPCILGSCGFSTGFHTWEVDLGGITNWRVGVARPRSGIHWTFHHDARSGFWYIYRLPGKDGETCRASNTARSEAALGDLRRIRVELDCDEGELSFYDANRKTHIYTFHEKFGGTVYPYFYVGGTPVGALPEALRICPLRVRVHEDVPV; from the exons ATGCTGCAGACGCCTGACAGGGACCCCCGCCGCCCGTCGCGGTGGAGGGGCCGCTGCAAGCGCTGCCGCTCGCCCTCCGCAAG cgCCATGGAGAAGAGAGCTAGCCCCTCGGCCAGCAGCTCGGTGGCCTTGGCCTCGTCCTCCACGGCCACCTTCAAGGAAGAACTGCTGTGCCCCATCTGCTACGAGCCTTTCCGGGAAGCCGTGACGCTTTGCTGCGGCCACAACTTCTGCAAGAGCTGCGTGAGCCGTTCTTGGGAGCACCGGCATCACGTCTGTCCCGTCTGCAAAGAGGCCTCCTCGTTCGACGACCTCCACGTCAACCACACGCTCAACAACCTGGTGGAGATGATCCTCAAGGAGGAAGGACAGCGGCGGGGACGGGCGGCCACCCTCTGTCCCCTGCACCACGAAGAAGCCAAACTCTTCTGCCTGGAGGATAAGGAGCTGGCGTGCTTCGCCTGCCAAAGCTCCAAGCAGCACGAAGGGCACAAGATGCGGCCGGTGCAGGAGGCGGCAGTGGATTTCAGG GCTTGCGAGGGTCCTGAAGGCGTCTCCTCCCCGCAGGCCAAGCTGAAGAACATGGAGACCTCCTTGCGGGAAAAGGCGAAGGATTTCGGGGCCGTGCATCGCTCCTACGAGTCCATCTCCAAACACAACCAG GTGGAAGCGGtgcggctggaggagcagaTCAGGAGGGAGTTTGAGAAGCTGCACGAGTTCCTGCGGGGCGAGGAGAAGGCGCTGCTGGCCCAGGTGCAGCAGGAGACGCAGCGCAAGCATGGCCTCATCGAGGGCAAGATGAAGCAGCTGGCGGAGGAGAGCCGGGCCCTGCTCAACGAAGCCCGCCAGCTCCAGGCGGACCTCAAGGAGGATGACTACACCTTCCTCATG acCCACAAGAACCGCAAGCGCAG GATCGCCTGCACGGCCGAGGAGCCAGAGGCCGTGCCTTCGGGGATGGTCCTCGATGTCGCCAAGTACCTGGGCTCGCTGCAGTACAACGTGTGGAAGAAGATGCTGGACATCATCACCGCAG TCCCCTTCAGCTTTGACCCCAACTCCGCGGCGGGCTGGCTCTCCGTGTCTGAGGACCTCACCAGCGTCACCAACGGGGGCTACAAGCTGCTGGTGGAGAATCCCGAGCGCTTCACCTCGGCGCCCTGCATCCTGGGCTCCTGCGGTTTCTCCACCGGCTTCCACACCTGGGAGGTGGACCTGGGCGGCATCACGAACTGGCGGGTGGGGGTGGCCCGGCCGCGCAGTGGCATCCACTGGACCTTCCACCACGATGCTCGCTCCGGCTTCTGGTACATCTACCGCCTGCCCGGGAAGGATGGCGAGACGTGCCGAGCATCCAACACGGCGCGTTCGGAGGCGGCGCTGGGCGACCTGAGACGGATCCGGGTGGAGCTGGACTGCGACGAAGGGGAGCTCTCCTTCTACGACGCCAACCGCAAGACCCACATCTACACCTTCCACGAGAAATTCGGAGGCACTGTCTACCCCTACTTCTACGTGGGGGGTACGCCGGTGGGTGCGCTGCCTGAGGCGCTCCGCATCTGTCCCCTCCGGGTCCGTGTCCACGAGGATGTCCCTGTCTAG